In a genomic window of Cytobacillus sp. FSL H8-0458:
- a CDS encoding YlmC/YmxH family sporulation protein, whose amino-acid sequence MRLSELSGKEIVDVKRAERLGVLGQTDLEINEKNGQIQALLIPSLKWFGFKRQGDEIRVSWQHIRKIGNDMIIIDIPESEDQQD is encoded by the coding sequence ATGAGATTAAGTGAGCTGAGCGGAAAGGAAATTGTGGATGTGAAGCGTGCAGAACGGCTGGGAGTACTTGGGCAGACAGACCTTGAAATAAATGAAAAAAACGGGCAGATTCAGGCATTGCTCATCCCTTCATTAAAGTGGTTCGGCTTCAAGCGCCAGGGAGATGAAATCCGGGTTTCATGGCAGCATATCAGGAAGATAGGCAATGACATGATCATTATTGATATCCCGGAATCTGAAGATCAGCAGGATTAG
- a CDS encoding polysaccharide deacetylase family protein, with product MRKFIHIIIMFVMALVFINNPFTDQYVSGLKQETDAVTVSKPKDSLYEEITAKKEEYSIPAQDAKIDPVWKAIPGLNGIEVDVEASYKKMKSGKKFKDDKLVFKQIEPKVKLKDLPPSPVYKGHPDKPMVSFIINVAWGNEYLSGMLATLKEHNVSASFFLEGRWVKNNPELARMIMDAGHEVGNHSYTHPDMKVISSARTREEIQKTNDVIEATMDEKLSKPITWFAPPSGSYRDETVKIAAEKNLGTVMWTVDTVDWRKPSPDVLINRVLSKVHNGALILMHPTESTEKSLDRLITGLKQKNLEIGTVSEMLSEKRIQYRENNNQDFGKNNNNNIN from the coding sequence ATGAGAAAGTTTATCCATATTATTATCATGTTTGTGATGGCACTTGTTTTTATCAATAATCCTTTTACTGATCAGTATGTATCAGGCCTTAAACAAGAAACAGATGCCGTAACTGTTTCCAAGCCTAAGGATTCACTATATGAAGAAATTACAGCGAAAAAAGAGGAATACAGCATTCCTGCACAGGACGCAAAAATAGACCCTGTATGGAAAGCCATTCCCGGTCTTAACGGCATTGAAGTAGATGTTGAGGCATCATATAAAAAAATGAAATCAGGCAAAAAGTTCAAAGATGATAAGCTTGTATTTAAACAAATTGAACCAAAGGTGAAGTTAAAGGACCTGCCGCCGTCACCTGTATATAAAGGCCATCCCGATAAACCGATGGTCAGCTTCATTATTAATGTGGCATGGGGAAATGAATATTTGTCCGGTATGCTTGCTACTTTAAAGGAACATAATGTGTCAGCAAGTTTTTTTCTTGAAGGAAGATGGGTAAAGAATAATCCGGAACTCGCAAGAATGATTATGGATGCAGGCCATGAAGTAGGCAACCATTCGTACACCCATCCTGATATGAAAGTGATCTCTTCTGCAAGGACAAGGGAAGAAATACAAAAAACAAATGATGTGATTGAAGCCACAATGGATGAAAAACTGAGTAAGCCTATTACATGGTTTGCACCTCCAAGCGGCAGCTATAGAGATGAAACAGTGAAGATTGCTGCCGAGAAAAACCTTGGCACCGTCATGTGGACTGTTGATACAGTGGATTGGAGGAAGCCCTCCCCGGATGTGCTGATAAACAGAGTGTTATCAAAGGTCCATAATGGAGCATTAATCCTGATGCATCCTACGGAATCCACCGAAAAATCACTTGATAGACTTATAACAGGGCTTAAGCAGAAGAACCTGGAGATAGGAACAGTATCCGAGATGTTAAGCGAGAAGAGAATCCAATATAGAGAAAATAATAATCAGGATTTTGGAAAAAATAACAATAATAATATAAACTAA
- a CDS encoding M16 family metallopeptidase — MIKKYTCQNGVRVVLENIPTVRSVAIGVWIGTGSRNEIPENNGISHFLEHMFFKGTKTRSAREIAESFDSIGGQVNAFTSKEYTCYYAKVLDTHSDFALEVLSDMFFNSTFVDEELNKEKNVVYEEIKMYEDTPDDIVHDLLSKAIYENHSLGYPILGTEGTLATFNGETLKQYMHETYTPENVVISIAGNIEESFIKEVEKYFGSYEGGKRERTEQKPEFHSNHLARKKDTEQAHLCLGFEGLQVGHEDIYNLIVLNNILGGSMSSRLFQDVREQKGLAYSVFSYHSAFQDSGIVTLYGGTGAKQLDVLFDTIHETLATLKKEGITDKELNNSKEQLKGSLMLSLESTNSRMSRNGKNELLLGRHRSMDEIVDEIDAVSMQGVNNMANSIFTDHYSVALISPDGELPKNL; from the coding sequence TTGATCAAGAAATATACATGCCAAAACGGGGTAAGAGTCGTACTAGAAAACATTCCAACCGTCCGTTCTGTAGCGATAGGAGTATGGATCGGAACAGGTTCAAGAAATGAGATTCCCGAGAATAACGGAATTTCTCATTTCCTTGAGCATATGTTCTTCAAAGGAACGAAAACGAGATCAGCCCGGGAAATTGCTGAGAGCTTTGATAGCATTGGCGGGCAGGTGAATGCCTTCACTTCAAAAGAATACACATGCTACTACGCAAAAGTACTGGATACCCATTCTGATTTTGCACTCGAAGTGCTCTCTGATATGTTTTTTAACTCTACATTTGTGGATGAGGAACTTAACAAAGAAAAGAATGTTGTATACGAAGAAATCAAAATGTATGAAGACACGCCTGATGATATCGTTCATGATCTTTTGAGCAAAGCAATCTACGAGAACCACTCACTTGGCTATCCGATTCTTGGCACTGAAGGAACGCTGGCCACTTTTAATGGTGAAACATTAAAACAGTATATGCATGAAACATACACGCCTGAAAATGTCGTAATTTCCATTGCCGGAAATATCGAGGAATCTTTCATCAAAGAAGTAGAAAAATACTTTGGATCCTACGAAGGCGGCAAGAGAGAACGCACAGAGCAGAAGCCGGAGTTTCATTCAAACCATCTTGCCCGTAAAAAGGATACAGAGCAGGCTCATCTTTGCTTAGGGTTCGAGGGTCTGCAGGTAGGGCATGAGGATATATACAATCTGATTGTTTTAAATAATATTTTGGGTGGAAGCATGAGCAGCCGCCTATTCCAGGATGTCAGGGAACAAAAAGGATTGGCTTATTCTGTTTTCTCATATCATTCTGCCTTCCAAGATAGCGGAATAGTGACGCTTTACGGCGGAACGGGAGCTAAGCAGCTGGATGTTCTTTTCGATACGATTCACGAAACCCTTGCCACTCTTAAAAAAGAAGGTATCACAGATAAAGAGCTGAATAACAGTAAAGAACAGCTCAAAGGAAGCTTAATGCTAAGCCTTGAAAGCACAAACAGCAGGATGAGCCGCAATGGCAAAAACGAACTGCTTCTGGGCCGACATCGGTCTATGGATGAAATTGTCGATGAAATCGATGCAGTTTCCATGCAGGGCGTTAATAATATGGCGAACTCCATTTTTACAGATCATTATTCTGTGGCTTTAATCAGCCCTGATGGAGAACTTCCAAAAAATCTTTAA
- the dpaB gene encoding dipicolinate synthase subunit B, producing the protein MSLKGKRIGFGLTGSHCTYDAVFPEIERLVLAGAEVLPVVTFTVKSTETRFGKGEDWIQRIEDLTGHKVIDSIVKAEPLGPKIPLDCMVIAPLTGNTMSKFANAMTDSPVLMAAKATLRNGKPVVLGISTNDALGLNGVNLMRLMATKNIYFIPYGQDDPVKKPNSMVARMTALSDTVLHAMEGKQLQPVLVERYKDDN; encoded by the coding sequence ATGAGTTTGAAGGGAAAAAGAATCGGATTCGGATTAACTGGCTCGCATTGCACATATGATGCAGTGTTCCCGGAAATAGAAAGACTTGTTCTTGCAGGGGCTGAAGTCCTTCCCGTCGTCACCTTTACGGTAAAGAGCACTGAGACCAGATTCGGAAAAGGGGAAGACTGGATTCAGAGAATAGAAGATCTTACTGGACATAAAGTGATTGATTCAATTGTGAAAGCTGAGCCGCTGGGCCCTAAAATTCCTCTTGATTGCATGGTGATTGCCCCGCTTACCGGAAATACGATGAGCAAATTCGCCAATGCCATGACCGATTCGCCTGTGCTGATGGCAGCAAAGGCAACTTTAAGAAACGGGAAGCCAGTCGTGCTGGGAATATCTACAAATGATGCATTAGGTTTAAACGGAGTAAACTTAATGAGACTAATGGCTACGAAAAATATATATTTTATTCCATATGGCCAGGATGATCCAGTGAAGAAGCCGAATTCAATGGTGGCAAGGATGACAGCATTATCTGATACAGTGCTTCATGCAATGGAAGGCAAACAGCTTCAGCCGGTATTAGTGGAAAGATATAAAGACGACAATTAG
- the dpaA gene encoding dipicolinic acid synthetase subunit A, translating into MLTGTQIAVIGGDARQLEIIRKLTELDAKLALIGFEQLDHAFSGAVKEKIDEVDFSNIDAIILPVPGTGLEGQIETIFSNEKVIFEEEILVQTPAHCTVYSGITNSYLTGVTKSADRRLVQLFERDDVAIYNSIPTVEGTIMMAIQHTDFTIHGSNIAVIGLGRVGMSVARTFHALGAKVKVGARKSEHIARITEMGLTPFNLKEIEDAVKDVDICINTAPHLVVTASVISKMPTHTLIIDLASKPGGTDFRYAEKRGVKALLAPGLPGIVAPKTAGQILANVLSQLIKEDLQKRKGNTI; encoded by the coding sequence ATGCTGACAGGAACCCAAATAGCAGTCATCGGCGGTGATGCAAGGCAGCTCGAAATCATCCGTAAACTGACTGAGCTTGATGCAAAGCTCGCATTAATTGGTTTTGAGCAGCTCGATCATGCGTTCTCTGGTGCAGTAAAAGAAAAAATAGATGAAGTGGACTTTTCCAATATAGACGCGATTATCCTGCCTGTTCCCGGTACGGGTCTGGAGGGTCAGATTGAAACGATTTTCTCCAATGAAAAAGTGATTTTTGAAGAGGAAATTCTCGTCCAGACTCCAGCACACTGTACAGTCTATTCCGGCATAACCAATTCATATTTAACCGGAGTAACCAAATCGGCAGACCGCCGTCTTGTTCAATTATTTGAACGGGATGATGTAGCTATTTATAATTCTATCCCAACAGTTGAAGGAACCATCATGATGGCAATCCAGCATACAGATTTCACCATACATGGTTCTAATATTGCTGTAATCGGCCTTGGCAGAGTTGGAATGAGTGTAGCAAGAACCTTTCATGCACTGGGTGCAAAAGTAAAGGTGGGGGCTAGAAAAAGTGAGCATATCGCCAGGATAACGGAAATGGGCCTAACTCCATTTAACCTGAAAGAGATTGAGGATGCGGTAAAAGATGTTGATATTTGCATAAACACAGCTCCCCATCTAGTTGTAACAGCTTCCGTCATATCGAAGATGCCGACACATACGCTCATTATTGACCTGGCTTCAAAGCCTGGAGGAACCGATTTCCGCTACGCAGAAAAACGGGGAGTAAAAGCACTGCTCGCCCCTGGCCTGCCTGGAATCGTTGCTCCAAAAACAGCAGGACAGATACTGGCGAATGTTCTTTCTCAATTGATTAAGGAAGATTTGCAAAAGAGAAAGGGGAATACAATATGA